Proteins encoded by one window of Bos javanicus breed banteng chromosome 22, ARS-OSU_banteng_1.0, whole genome shotgun sequence:
- the LOC133235725 gene encoding laminin subunit beta-2-like isoform X1 — MPDAGSHCPGAPAGLGPLLLALLLLLPPMVPAPRTSAQEVPDMMPPPGCSGGNCHPPTGNLVIGRGQSLRTSSTCGLHGPELYCVVSKLQALLQDSQNCCFCDSRDGKSHGIENVVSRSDPDGRKTWWQAESGVENVTIQLDLEGAFYFTHLIMTFKTFRPAALLLERSVDHGHSWHVFRYFAHNCSGLFPGIPPAPGRRVSDLVCDQRYSDIEPATEGEVIFQVLDPSFLAENTNNAEIQELLRVTNLRVNFSKLHTLGDRPLGGLRGHPFYYYALYELVIAGSCLCHGHASECRPAPGSPPSVEGMVHGHCVCRHHTTGTHCERCQGLYQDHPWQAAEPGYPHTCQECKCHGHARSCHFDMALYLASGNVSGGVCDACQHNTAGRHCELCQPFFHRDPLEDPRSLHSCKPCDCNPMGALEGGLCDAYTDTTQGLLSGQCRCKVHVWGQRCDSCRPGHYGLSLTQSEGCQPCRCNARGRVPSTQACDPSSGACHCKRFVSGRDCSRCLPEFWGLSSDSLGCRPCDCDFGGAYSNRCSAGQGLCLCRPHLHGRRCQELQSGYFCATLDQATAEAEHGRSLQPADPQLPGAPWPAPRYCTPAPGTSSGWLGPRLWRQRDPDCVLQRARQARYSHQLPRTPGKPPPLHQGSGFALGRGSDFARVVDGAGLSLLAPTVPRTLDYDIVLRYETQAPEVWQALVRVRAQSQPRSTHCARPLPSEQLFQATLTHARRAVVLSRPFCFEPGTRYSVTLRLWRTKEGRRPEGGTILLDSVVLLPRVGELPGLRSVDPGALRRLQELHEAGCLEAARVSPPQSMPEACARLACSISALLHGGGLACECHLQGSLSTECAPLGGQCPCRPNITGRTCDRCLPGTFGLGPTGCHECRCHPEGAASAVCNSTSGQCTCWAGCAGRRCDRCLSGRWGFPRCQPCACNGHAELCHPLTGVCQDCRGATTGRHCERCLDGYYGDPTLGSGQRCQPCPCPGHPGSGLYHGTSCHVDSTSGRVLCLCAPGYAGPRCDRCSPGYFGRPWPGDDPRRSPCRPCQCNNNIDPRDPAACDPHSGHCQRCLHHSHGAGCAHCRPGFHGSALRPGGCRRCSCDPRGTSPVRCPPEAEACFCDPVSGQCPCRPHTLGRDCSRCAPLFWNLGGPRGCEPCSCHARHTLQPGCHPVTGQCPCRAGFGGRTCSRCQDGYWGDPEQECRACACDPQGSISPSCDPHTGTCRCREGISGPRCQACARGSTGSFPHCTSCPPCFASWDQRLAPLQLHLDTMVHEVAALRQGMPGWGAGLRGDQLQALEGKLQQA; from the exons AT GCCTGATGCTGGCTCCCActgcccaggagccccagccGGGCTAGGCCCCCTTCTcttagccctgctgctgctgctgccacccaTGG TCCCGGCTCCCAGAACAAGTGCCCAGGAGGTACCAGACATGATGCCTCCTCCCGGCTGCTCAGGTGGCAACTGCCACCCACCTACTGGCAACCTGGTTATTGGCCGTGGCCAGAGCCTTCGAACCTCATCTACCTGTGGCCTCCATGGCCCTGAACTCTACTGTGTTGTCAGTAAACTACAG GCGCTTCTCCAGGACTCTCagaattgctgcttttgtgaTTCTCGGGATGGGAAAAGCCATGGCATTGAGAATGTGGTCTCCCGGAGtgaccctgatggcagaaagacCTGGTGGCAAGCAGAGAGTG GTGTTGAGAATGTCACCATCCAGTTGGACCTAGAAGGTGCCTTTTACTTTACCCACCTCATCATGACTTTTAAG ACATTCCGCCCAGCAGCTCTGCTCCTTGAGCGCTCAGTGGACCATGGCCACTCCTGGCATGTGTTCCGCTACTTTGCCCACAACTGCTCAGGCCTCTTTCCTGGGATCCCTCCTGCCCCTGGCCGCAGAGTCAGTGACCTCGTCTGTGACCAGCGTTACTCAGACATCGAGCCTGCCACTGAGGGAGAG GTAATTTTCCAAGTTCTGGACCCATCCTTTCTGGCGGAGAACACAAACAATGCGGAGATTCAGG AACTCCTGCGTGTGACTAACCTCCGTGTGAACTTCTCCAAGCTGCACACACTGGGTGACAGGCCCCTGGGGGGCCTCAGGGGCCACCCCTTCTACTACTATGCTCTCTATGAGCTAGTGATTGCAGGCAGCTGCCTGTGCCACGGCCATGCTTCCGAGTGCAGGCCCGCACCCGGGTCCCCACCCAGCGTGGAAGGCATG GTGCATGGCCATTGTGTCTGCCGCCACCACACCACTGGTACCCACTGTGAACGTTGCCAGGGCCTGTACCAGGACCACCCGTGGCAGGCAGCAGAGCCTGGGTACCCCCACACCTGCCAGG AATGCAAGTGCCATGGGCACGCCCGCAGTTGTCACTTTGACATGGCCCTGTATCTCGCATCTGGCAACGTGAGTGGAGGTGTGTGCGATGCATGTCAACACAACACGGCCGGGCGCCACTGTGAGCTCTGCCAGCCCTTCTTCCACCGGGACCCCCTGGAGGACCCCCGCTCCCTTCACTCCTGCAAAC CCTGTGACTGCAACCCTATGGGTGCCCTGGAAGGGGGTTTGTGTGATGCCTACACAGACACCACCCAGGGTCTCCTCTCTGGGCAGTGTCGCTGCAAAGTTCACGTCTGGGGCCAGCGCTGTGACTCCTGCCGGCCAGGTCACTATGGCCTGAGCCTCACCCAGTCAGAAGGCTGCCAGC CCTGCAGGTGCAACGCCCGGGGCCGGGTCCCCAGCACTCAGGCCTGTGATCCATCCAGCGGTGCCTGTCACTGCAAACGCTTTGTCTCTGGACGGGACTGCAGCCGCTGTCTG CCTGAGTTCTGGGGTCTGAGCAGTGACTCTCTAGGCTGTCGGCCCTGTGACTGTGACTTTGGGGGTGCCTACAGCAACAG GTGTTCTGCAGGGCAGGGCCTCTGCCTCTGCCGCCCCCACCTGCATGGCCGCCGCTGCCAGGAACTCCAGTCTGGGTACTTCTGCGCCACCCTCGACCAGGCCACTGCCGAAGCAGAGCATGGCCGCAGCCTCCAGCCTGCTGACCCCCAgctgcct GGAGCCCCCTGGCCTGCTCCCCGCTACTGTACACCAGCCCCAGGGACCTCCTCTGGTTGGCTCGGGCCCCGACTTTGGAGACAGCGTGACCCTGACTGTGTCCTCCAACGTGCCAGGCAAGCCCGGTACAGCCACCAGCTGCCCAGG accccagggaagcccccgccCCTGCATCAGGGATCTGGCTTTGCACTGGGGAGGGGCTCAGACTTCGCACGTGTGGTGGACGGGGCTGGCCTCTCTCTGCTGGCACCCACAGTGCCTCGCACCCTGGACTATGACATCGTCCTACGCTATGAGACCCAG GCACCTGAAGTGTGGCAGGCATTAGTCCGGGTCCGTGCCCAGTCACAGCCCCGCAGTACCCACTGTGCCCGTCCGTTGCCCTCAGAGCAGCTGTTCCAGGCGACCTTGACCCATGCGCGCAG AGCCGTGGTTCTTTCCAGACCGTTCTGCTTTGAACCCGGAACCCGCTACTCCGTGACCCTGCGGCTGTGGCGGACCAAGGAGGGGCGGAGACCCGAAGGGGGCACGATCCTCCTGGATTCA GTAGTGCTCCTGCCGCGGGTTGGAGAGTTGCCTGGACTGAGGTCCGTGGACCCGGGGGCCCTGAGGCGCTTGCAGGAGCTCCACGAGGCGGGCTGCCTGGAGGCAGCGAGGGTGAGCCCACCCCAAAGCATGCCTGAGGCCTGTGCCCGCCTCGCCTGCAGCATCTCAGCCCTGCTCCATGGAGGTGGCCTCG CATGTGAGTGCCACCTGCAGGGTTCACTGAGCACCGAGTGTGCCCCACTGGGGGGGCAATGCCCCTGCCGCCCTAATATCACAGGTCGTACCTGTGACCGCTGCTTGCCTGGGACATTTGGCCTCGGGCCCACCGGGTGCCATG AGTGCCGCTGCCACCCCGAGGGGGCTGCCAGTGCCGTCTGTAACTCTACGAGTGGGCAGTGCACGTGTTGGGCAGGCTGTGCTGGTCGCCGCTGTGACCGTTGCCTCTCTGGCCGGTGGGGCTTCCCACGCTGCCAGCCCTGTGCCTGCAATGGACACGCCGAGTTGTGCCACCCACTCACAGGCGTCTGCCAGGACTGCCGCGGAGCCACCACAGGCCGGCATTGTGAGAG GTGCTTGGATGGCTACTATGGAGACCCCACCCTGGGCTCAGGCCAGCGGTGCCAGCCCTGCCCCTGTCCTGGGCACCCTGGCTCAGGCCTCTATCATGGGACCTCCTGCCATGTGGACAGCACCAGTGGACGTGTCCTGTGCCTCTGTGCCCCCGGCTATGCAG GACCCCGCTGTGACCGCTGCTCCCCCGGCTACTTTGGGCGCCCCTGGCCTGGAGATGACCCCAGAAGGAGTCCCTGCCGGCCCTGCCAGTGCAACAACAATATTGATCCCCGTGACCCAGCCGCCTGTGACCCCCACAGCGGACATTGCCAGCGCTGTCTGCACCACAGCCACGGCGCTGGCTGTGCCCACTGCCGGCCTGGCTTCCACGGCAGTGCCCTGCGCCCAGGGGGCTGCCGGC GCTGCAGCTGTGACCCCCGGGGCACCAGCCCTGTAAGGTGCCCACCTGAGGCTGAAGCCTGCTTCTGTGACCCGGTCAGCGGGCAGTGCCCCTGCCGCCCCCACACACTGGGGCGGGACTGTAGCCGCTGTGCCCCCCTCTTCTGGAACCTCGGGGGGCCCCGGGGCTGTGAGCCCTGCAGCTGCCACGCCCGACACACTTTGCAGCCGGGGTGTCACCCG GTCACGGGTCAGTGCCCCTGCCGGGCAGGATTTGGGGGCCGCACGTGCTCCCGGTGTCAGGATGGGTACTGGGGTGACCCGGAGCAGGAGTGCAGAG CCTGTGCCTGTGACCCCCAGGGCTCCATCTCGCCCAGCTGTGACCCGCACACAGGCACCTGCCGCTGCCGAGAGGGTATCTCAGGGCCGAGGTGCCAGGCGTGTGCCCGTGGCTCCACAGGAAGCTTCCCACACTGCACGTCCTGCCCTCCCTGCTTCGCCTCCTGGGACCAACGCCTGGCTCCCCTCCAGCTGCATCTGGACACCATGGTCCATGAGGTGGCTGCCCTGCGCCAGGGCATGCCTGGCTGGGGTGCTGGGCTCCGGGGAGATCAGCTGCAGGCCCTGGAGGGTAAACTCCAGCAGGCCTAG
- the LOC133235725 gene encoding laminin subunit beta-2-like isoform X2 codes for MPDAGSHCPGAPAGLGPLLLALLLLLPPMVPAPRTSAQEVPDMMPPPGCSGGNCHPPTGNLVIGRGQSLRTSSTCGLHGPELYCVVSKLQDSQNCCFCDSRDGKSHGIENVVSRSDPDGRKTWWQAESGVENVTIQLDLEGAFYFTHLIMTFKTFRPAALLLERSVDHGHSWHVFRYFAHNCSGLFPGIPPAPGRRVSDLVCDQRYSDIEPATEGEVIFQVLDPSFLAENTNNAEIQELLRVTNLRVNFSKLHTLGDRPLGGLRGHPFYYYALYELVIAGSCLCHGHASECRPAPGSPPSVEGMVHGHCVCRHHTTGTHCERCQGLYQDHPWQAAEPGYPHTCQECKCHGHARSCHFDMALYLASGNVSGGVCDACQHNTAGRHCELCQPFFHRDPLEDPRSLHSCKPCDCNPMGALEGGLCDAYTDTTQGLLSGQCRCKVHVWGQRCDSCRPGHYGLSLTQSEGCQPCRCNARGRVPSTQACDPSSGACHCKRFVSGRDCSRCLPEFWGLSSDSLGCRPCDCDFGGAYSNRCSAGQGLCLCRPHLHGRRCQELQSGYFCATLDQATAEAEHGRSLQPADPQLPGAPWPAPRYCTPAPGTSSGWLGPRLWRQRDPDCVLQRARQARYSHQLPRTPGKPPPLHQGSGFALGRGSDFARVVDGAGLSLLAPTVPRTLDYDIVLRYETQAPEVWQALVRVRAQSQPRSTHCARPLPSEQLFQATLTHARRAVVLSRPFCFEPGTRYSVTLRLWRTKEGRRPEGGTILLDSVVLLPRVGELPGLRSVDPGALRRLQELHEAGCLEAARVSPPQSMPEACARLACSISALLHGGGLACECHLQGSLSTECAPLGGQCPCRPNITGRTCDRCLPGTFGLGPTGCHECRCHPEGAASAVCNSTSGQCTCWAGCAGRRCDRCLSGRWGFPRCQPCACNGHAELCHPLTGVCQDCRGATTGRHCERCLDGYYGDPTLGSGQRCQPCPCPGHPGSGLYHGTSCHVDSTSGRVLCLCAPGYAGPRCDRCSPGYFGRPWPGDDPRRSPCRPCQCNNNIDPRDPAACDPHSGHCQRCLHHSHGAGCAHCRPGFHGSALRPGGCRRCSCDPRGTSPVRCPPEAEACFCDPVSGQCPCRPHTLGRDCSRCAPLFWNLGGPRGCEPCSCHARHTLQPGCHPVTGQCPCRAGFGGRTCSRCQDGYWGDPEQECRACACDPQGSISPSCDPHTGTCRCREGISGPRCQACARGSTGSFPHCTSCPPCFASWDQRLAPLQLHLDTMVHEVAALRQGMPGWGAGLRGDQLQALEGKLQQA; via the exons AT GCCTGATGCTGGCTCCCActgcccaggagccccagccGGGCTAGGCCCCCTTCTcttagccctgctgctgctgctgccacccaTGG TCCCGGCTCCCAGAACAAGTGCCCAGGAGGTACCAGACATGATGCCTCCTCCCGGCTGCTCAGGTGGCAACTGCCACCCACCTACTGGCAACCTGGTTATTGGCCGTGGCCAGAGCCTTCGAACCTCATCTACCTGTGGCCTCCATGGCCCTGAACTCTACTGTGTTGTCAGTAAACTACAG GACTCTCagaattgctgcttttgtgaTTCTCGGGATGGGAAAAGCCATGGCATTGAGAATGTGGTCTCCCGGAGtgaccctgatggcagaaagacCTGGTGGCAAGCAGAGAGTG GTGTTGAGAATGTCACCATCCAGTTGGACCTAGAAGGTGCCTTTTACTTTACCCACCTCATCATGACTTTTAAG ACATTCCGCCCAGCAGCTCTGCTCCTTGAGCGCTCAGTGGACCATGGCCACTCCTGGCATGTGTTCCGCTACTTTGCCCACAACTGCTCAGGCCTCTTTCCTGGGATCCCTCCTGCCCCTGGCCGCAGAGTCAGTGACCTCGTCTGTGACCAGCGTTACTCAGACATCGAGCCTGCCACTGAGGGAGAG GTAATTTTCCAAGTTCTGGACCCATCCTTTCTGGCGGAGAACACAAACAATGCGGAGATTCAGG AACTCCTGCGTGTGACTAACCTCCGTGTGAACTTCTCCAAGCTGCACACACTGGGTGACAGGCCCCTGGGGGGCCTCAGGGGCCACCCCTTCTACTACTATGCTCTCTATGAGCTAGTGATTGCAGGCAGCTGCCTGTGCCACGGCCATGCTTCCGAGTGCAGGCCCGCACCCGGGTCCCCACCCAGCGTGGAAGGCATG GTGCATGGCCATTGTGTCTGCCGCCACCACACCACTGGTACCCACTGTGAACGTTGCCAGGGCCTGTACCAGGACCACCCGTGGCAGGCAGCAGAGCCTGGGTACCCCCACACCTGCCAGG AATGCAAGTGCCATGGGCACGCCCGCAGTTGTCACTTTGACATGGCCCTGTATCTCGCATCTGGCAACGTGAGTGGAGGTGTGTGCGATGCATGTCAACACAACACGGCCGGGCGCCACTGTGAGCTCTGCCAGCCCTTCTTCCACCGGGACCCCCTGGAGGACCCCCGCTCCCTTCACTCCTGCAAAC CCTGTGACTGCAACCCTATGGGTGCCCTGGAAGGGGGTTTGTGTGATGCCTACACAGACACCACCCAGGGTCTCCTCTCTGGGCAGTGTCGCTGCAAAGTTCACGTCTGGGGCCAGCGCTGTGACTCCTGCCGGCCAGGTCACTATGGCCTGAGCCTCACCCAGTCAGAAGGCTGCCAGC CCTGCAGGTGCAACGCCCGGGGCCGGGTCCCCAGCACTCAGGCCTGTGATCCATCCAGCGGTGCCTGTCACTGCAAACGCTTTGTCTCTGGACGGGACTGCAGCCGCTGTCTG CCTGAGTTCTGGGGTCTGAGCAGTGACTCTCTAGGCTGTCGGCCCTGTGACTGTGACTTTGGGGGTGCCTACAGCAACAG GTGTTCTGCAGGGCAGGGCCTCTGCCTCTGCCGCCCCCACCTGCATGGCCGCCGCTGCCAGGAACTCCAGTCTGGGTACTTCTGCGCCACCCTCGACCAGGCCACTGCCGAAGCAGAGCATGGCCGCAGCCTCCAGCCTGCTGACCCCCAgctgcct GGAGCCCCCTGGCCTGCTCCCCGCTACTGTACACCAGCCCCAGGGACCTCCTCTGGTTGGCTCGGGCCCCGACTTTGGAGACAGCGTGACCCTGACTGTGTCCTCCAACGTGCCAGGCAAGCCCGGTACAGCCACCAGCTGCCCAGG accccagggaagcccccgccCCTGCATCAGGGATCTGGCTTTGCACTGGGGAGGGGCTCAGACTTCGCACGTGTGGTGGACGGGGCTGGCCTCTCTCTGCTGGCACCCACAGTGCCTCGCACCCTGGACTATGACATCGTCCTACGCTATGAGACCCAG GCACCTGAAGTGTGGCAGGCATTAGTCCGGGTCCGTGCCCAGTCACAGCCCCGCAGTACCCACTGTGCCCGTCCGTTGCCCTCAGAGCAGCTGTTCCAGGCGACCTTGACCCATGCGCGCAG AGCCGTGGTTCTTTCCAGACCGTTCTGCTTTGAACCCGGAACCCGCTACTCCGTGACCCTGCGGCTGTGGCGGACCAAGGAGGGGCGGAGACCCGAAGGGGGCACGATCCTCCTGGATTCA GTAGTGCTCCTGCCGCGGGTTGGAGAGTTGCCTGGACTGAGGTCCGTGGACCCGGGGGCCCTGAGGCGCTTGCAGGAGCTCCACGAGGCGGGCTGCCTGGAGGCAGCGAGGGTGAGCCCACCCCAAAGCATGCCTGAGGCCTGTGCCCGCCTCGCCTGCAGCATCTCAGCCCTGCTCCATGGAGGTGGCCTCG CATGTGAGTGCCACCTGCAGGGTTCACTGAGCACCGAGTGTGCCCCACTGGGGGGGCAATGCCCCTGCCGCCCTAATATCACAGGTCGTACCTGTGACCGCTGCTTGCCTGGGACATTTGGCCTCGGGCCCACCGGGTGCCATG AGTGCCGCTGCCACCCCGAGGGGGCTGCCAGTGCCGTCTGTAACTCTACGAGTGGGCAGTGCACGTGTTGGGCAGGCTGTGCTGGTCGCCGCTGTGACCGTTGCCTCTCTGGCCGGTGGGGCTTCCCACGCTGCCAGCCCTGTGCCTGCAATGGACACGCCGAGTTGTGCCACCCACTCACAGGCGTCTGCCAGGACTGCCGCGGAGCCACCACAGGCCGGCATTGTGAGAG GTGCTTGGATGGCTACTATGGAGACCCCACCCTGGGCTCAGGCCAGCGGTGCCAGCCCTGCCCCTGTCCTGGGCACCCTGGCTCAGGCCTCTATCATGGGACCTCCTGCCATGTGGACAGCACCAGTGGACGTGTCCTGTGCCTCTGTGCCCCCGGCTATGCAG GACCCCGCTGTGACCGCTGCTCCCCCGGCTACTTTGGGCGCCCCTGGCCTGGAGATGACCCCAGAAGGAGTCCCTGCCGGCCCTGCCAGTGCAACAACAATATTGATCCCCGTGACCCAGCCGCCTGTGACCCCCACAGCGGACATTGCCAGCGCTGTCTGCACCACAGCCACGGCGCTGGCTGTGCCCACTGCCGGCCTGGCTTCCACGGCAGTGCCCTGCGCCCAGGGGGCTGCCGGC GCTGCAGCTGTGACCCCCGGGGCACCAGCCCTGTAAGGTGCCCACCTGAGGCTGAAGCCTGCTTCTGTGACCCGGTCAGCGGGCAGTGCCCCTGCCGCCCCCACACACTGGGGCGGGACTGTAGCCGCTGTGCCCCCCTCTTCTGGAACCTCGGGGGGCCCCGGGGCTGTGAGCCCTGCAGCTGCCACGCCCGACACACTTTGCAGCCGGGGTGTCACCCG GTCACGGGTCAGTGCCCCTGCCGGGCAGGATTTGGGGGCCGCACGTGCTCCCGGTGTCAGGATGGGTACTGGGGTGACCCGGAGCAGGAGTGCAGAG CCTGTGCCTGTGACCCCCAGGGCTCCATCTCGCCCAGCTGTGACCCGCACACAGGCACCTGCCGCTGCCGAGAGGGTATCTCAGGGCCGAGGTGCCAGGCGTGTGCCCGTGGCTCCACAGGAAGCTTCCCACACTGCACGTCCTGCCCTCCCTGCTTCGCCTCCTGGGACCAACGCCTGGCTCCCCTCCAGCTGCATCTGGACACCATGGTCCATGAGGTGGCTGCCCTGCGCCAGGGCATGCCTGGCTGGGGTGCTGGGCTCCGGGGAGATCAGCTGCAGGCCCTGGAGGGTAAACTCCAGCAGGCCTAG
- the LOC133235738 gene encoding laminin subunit beta-2-like, which produces MGAQDAKAQVSSAALLSQEALRTVQVVATLGGPESLLGQAQEARRWTEQLLWATGRPRGPAVLRLKLKGLVDRVQRLSPRLLGLLDKAGVGCRGQGPGLAHVPVPSGVPSCPGTLPTSQWALIASRDSSHSLDIAFITLEQCQHLLRQTQATASSTGIQAWETWRRARGPWGVATMARVQATVQTVQHFLLAEGADAVSIELVAWRGLVVPVPQDGAAGLAFLLDQIQGALPAPDAEGQELPKAEGVLHWAQQTRVGTARALHQALDLEGVLAEAGTHARAAEQGLQVVKQRLHGLEASVQEVASHLAQVALAGDVTPVLGHLSSGPVALRTRLALTQRQAREAEEQATHALGMARSLGQELQVAQLGVMELQEGTDSLVAAVQDAGERAHRARAEARELLTLVQNSWRRLEGLERRLAQNEEALGKKVATLWALEQRAAELLGHMRLWARAYGTC; this is translated from the exons ATGGGAGCCCAAG ATGCTAAGGCCCAGGTCTCCTCAGCTGCCCTGCTTTCTCAAGAGGCCCTGCGTACAGTCCAGGTCGTGGCCACACTTGGAGGACCAGAAAGCCTCCTGGGACAGGCCCAGGAGGCCCGGCGGTGGACAGAGCAGCTACTGTGGGCAACAGGCCGGCCCAGAGGGCCAGCTGTGTTGCGGCTGAAATTGAAGGGGCTGGTTGACAGGGTCCAGAGGCTGAGCCCTCGGCTTCTGGGACTGCTAGACAAAGCTGGAGTG GGATGCAGGGGTCAGGGACCTGGGCTGGCCCATGTTCCTGTGCCCTCTGGTGTTCCCTCTTGCCCTGGGACCCTGCCTACCTCCCAGTGGGCTCTCATTGCCTCCCGTGACTCCTCCCATAGCCTGGACATAGCATTCATCACCTTGGAGCAGTGCCAGCATCTG CTACGGCAGACCCAGGCCACTGCAAGCTCCACAGGAATCCAGGCCTGGGAGACGTGGCGTCGTGCAAGGGGGCCCTGGGGCGTGGCCACCATGGCTCGTGTGCAAGCAACTGTGCAGACCGTCCAGCATTTCCTCTTGG CTGAAGGTGCAGATGCTGTGAGCATAGAGCTGGTGGCATGGCGTGGGCTGGTGGTGCCTGTCCCCCAAGATGGGGCAGCGGGCCTTGCCTTCCTGCTGGATCAGATCCAGGGTGCCCTCCCTGCACCAGATGCCGAGGGTCAGGAGCTGCCCAAAGCTGAAGGTGTCCTCCATTGGGCACAGCAGACCAG GGTGGGTACAGCCAGGGCTCTGCACCAAGCGCTGGATTTGGAGGGAGTGCTGGCTGAGGCGGGAACTCATGCAAGGGCTGCAGAGCAAGGGCTGCAGGTGGTGAAACAGAGACTTCACGGTCTGGAGGCCAGTGTACAGGAG GTGGCCAGCCACCTGGCCCAGGTTGCACTGGCAGGGGATGTGACCCCAGTACTGGGACATCTGTCCAGTGGACCTGTGGCTCTCAGGACCCGTTTGGCCCTGACTCAGCGGCAGGCCCGGGAGGCAGAAGAGCAAGCCACGCATGCCCTGGGCATGGCCAGGAGCCTGGGCCAG GAGCTGCAGGTGGCCCAGCTGGGTGTGATGGAGTTGCAGGAGGGCACGGACAGCCTTGTGGCCGCGGTGCAGGATGCAGGAGAGCGGGCACACCGGGCGCGCGCTGAGGCCCGAGAGCTGCTAACACTGGTACAGAACAGCTGGAGAAGACTGGAGG GGTTGGAACGCCGCCTGGCTCAGAATGAGGAGGCACTGGGCAAGAAAGTGGCCACGCTGTGGGCTCTCGAGCAGCGGGCAGCAGAGCTACTGGGCCACATGCGGCTGTGGGCCAGGGCATACGGCACCTGCTGA